The segment CATCAAAATACCTCCATAACATTGTTATTGTGAACGACCACTATCTACCTAATGGTGTAAAATTACTCCAGCCAGGTAGTTATGTCAAAGAAAAAATTACACATTGAATGTCCACATGTTGACAACCTGTTGCCCAAAATGATAAACGACAGCATGTTGAGCAACGTTACAGGGGAATTTCAAAAAAACACGTCTCGTATGCATGTCCGCCTCCTTACCCTTTTCATAGAGGGAGGGGGCTTTTTGCTTTGTAGATTATGACGCAACTTTCAACAAAACTGAAATCGCTGGAAGCGATTCTGTCTGACATGCAAAGCGTGCTTGTCGCCTACTCCGGGGGCACGGATAGCACCTTCCTGCTCAAGGTTGCCTCAAACGTCCTTGGCGGTAGGGCGATAGCGGTTACGGCAAGTTCGGCGACGTATACACCCCAGGAACTTGAAGAGGCCATGAAAAATACAGAACTAATCGGTGCAAAGCACATTATTATTCATACAAATGAACTGGACGATCCGGATTTCGCATCCAATCCCCCGGACAGATGCTACTACTGCAAGAAGGAACTCTTCACAAAGCTTTTCGAATTGGCACAGCAGCACAGTTTGAACTATGTGATAGACGGTTCCACGTGCGATGATGAAAAGGATTTCCGCCCGGGGACAAGGGCTGCTGTTGAGTTCCGCGTGAGAAGCCCTTTGAAGGATGCCGGCTTCACAAAAGAGGAAATAAGAACGCTATCGAAGAATATGAATCTCCCCACGTGGGATAAGCCCCCCCTTCCCTGCCTCTCAACCAGGTTCCCGTACGGCACTCAAATCACCAAAGAAAAAGTTGTGCGGGTTGGTCGTGCGGAGGAATTCCTGGCAGGCTTTGGAATCCGGCAATTGAGAGTCAGAGACCATAATAATATAGCCAGAATAGAGGTGCCGCGTAAAGACATGACCATGTTCCTTGACGAGGAAATATCCAAACAGATCATGGAATATTTCAAGGCCCTGGGATATACTTACGTCACCCTGGATCTTCAGGGTTACCGGATGGGCAGCATGAACGAACCATTGAAAGAAACGAAACAGATATGGACAAAGAAAAAATCAGGGAACTTTTAGAAAACGTGAAGGCCGGGAAGATCGGGATCGACGAAGCGTTGAGAGCTTTGAAATCGTTTCCCTATAAGGATTTAGGGTATGCCAAAATCGATACGCACAGGGACTTGAGGAGAGGCTTCCCGGAGGTGATATTGTGCAGAGGAAAAACTATCGAACATATTGAGAAAATCGTGGAAAGCCTCTCACCGGAAACCGACTTCATCATGGCAACCAAAGCCGACAAGGCGGCCTATGAAGCCATCAGGAAGGTGCAAAAGGACGCTGTCTATTACGAAACAGCCCATATCGTCCTGATCGGTAAAGCAAGGAAGAAAAAATCCACAAAAACGATCCTCGTGATCACCGCGGGGACATCCGACATCCCAATTGCTGAGGAGGCAGTAGTCACCGCGGAAATCATGGGGAATGCCGTCGACAGGGTCTACGACATCGGTGTTGCCGGGGTGCACAGGCTTTTCGACAACAGTGAAAAGCTGTTCGACGCCAACGTCATTGTGGTGGTGGCCGGCATGGAAGGAGCATTGGCAAGCATCATCGGAGGAATGGTTGATTCTCCGGTGATTGCGGTCCCGACCAGTGTGGGTTACGGTTCCAGTTTCGATGGCCTGGCCGCACTGCTCTCCATGCTGAATTGCTGTGCGCCGGGCGTGGTGACCGTGAACATTGACAACGGATTTGGGGCCGGATACTTCGCCAGCTTCATAAACCATATGGGTGAGAAATAATGCGTATAGCGTATTTCGACTGCTTCTCGGGCGTCAGCGGCGACATGATACTGGGGGCGCTGATCGACGCCGGACTTGACTTGCAGCAGCTCGAGTCGGAACTAAGCAAACTGAAAATATCAGGATTCACCCTGAAAGCCGAGAGAACTGCCAGGAAAGGAATCTCCGGAACCAGATTCCTCGTTCATGCAGAGGAAGACCACATCGAAAGACACCTGAGAGACATTGAAGAGATCATAGATCACAGTGATCTCGGCGATGATATCAAGATTGCAAGTAAGACGATCTTCAATGAACTCGCTCACGCCGAGGCAAATATCCACAACAAGAATCCCGGGGAGGTTCATTTTCACGAGATTGGCGGCGTAGATTCCATTATCGACATTGTCGGTTCTCTCCTCGGCATAAAGATGCTCGGCATTGAAGCTGTATATGCCTCTAGAATTCCCGTGGGGACAGGATTCGTGGAATGTGACCATGGCATCCTGCCGCTTCCCGCTCCCGCCACCCTCGAGTTGCTCAAAGGCATACCCATATACGCAAGCGGTATGGAAAAAGAACTTGTCACCCCTACCGGTATTGCAATCCTCAAAAACGTGGCGAAAAGTTTCGGTATAATTCCGGAGATGAGAATGAACCGGATCGGCTATGGGGCCGGCAGCAGGGACCTGAAAATACCGAACTTGCTCCGGGTATGGGTGGGCGAAGCCACCGAAAAGAGAGAATACGAGGAAGACGAAGTCATTCTCATCGAAACCAATATTGATAACATGAATCCTGAGTTTTTCGGCTACGCTTCGGAAAAACTCCTT is part of the Deltaproteobacteria bacterium genome and harbors:
- the larB gene encoding nickel pincer cofactor biosynthesis protein LarB; translated protein: MDKEKIRELLENVKAGKIGIDEALRALKSFPYKDLGYAKIDTHRDLRRGFPEVILCRGKTIEHIEKIVESLSPETDFIMATKADKAAYEAIRKVQKDAVYYETAHIVLIGKARKKKSTKTILVITAGTSDIPIAEEAVVTAEIMGNAVDRVYDIGVAGVHRLFDNSEKLFDANVIVVVAGMEGALASIIGGMVDSPVIAVPTSVGYGSSFDGLAALLSMLNCCAPGVVTVNIDNGFGAGYFASFINHMGEK
- the larE gene encoding ATP-dependent sacrificial sulfur transferase LarE, giving the protein MTQLSTKLKSLEAILSDMQSVLVAYSGGTDSTFLLKVASNVLGGRAIAVTASSATYTPQELEEAMKNTELIGAKHIIIHTNELDDPDFASNPPDRCYYCKKELFTKLFELAQQHSLNYVIDGSTCDDEKDFRPGTRAAVEFRVRSPLKDAGFTKEEIRTLSKNMNLPTWDKPPLPCLSTRFPYGTQITKEKVVRVGRAEEFLAGFGIRQLRVRDHNNIARIEVPRKDMTMFLDEEISKQIMEYFKALGYTYVTLDLQGYRMGSMNEPLKETKQIWTKKKSGNF
- the larC gene encoding nickel pincer cofactor biosynthesis protein LarC codes for the protein MRIAYFDCFSGVSGDMILGALIDAGLDLQQLESELSKLKISGFTLKAERTARKGISGTRFLVHAEEDHIERHLRDIEEIIDHSDLGDDIKIASKTIFNELAHAEANIHNKNPGEVHFHEIGGVDSIIDIVGSLLGIKMLGIEAVYASRIPVGTGFVECDHGILPLPAPATLELLKGIPIYASGMEKELVTPTGIAILKNVAKSFGIIPEMRMNRIGYGAGSRDLKIPNLLRVWVGEATEKREYEEDEVILIETNIDNMNPEFFGYASEKLLERGALDVFMTPIFMKKNRPGTLLSILITPDKLEETLSTVFEETTSLGIRLHRLERRKLPRELITVETIFGRVRVKVNQISQESKNISPEYDDCKEIAAKQGIPLKKVYEEAKTAARKLLTG